taagattattccatttttagaaaattttttatttatgcaatttcaaataaagacaaatgaagctaaacttgtacaacttgtacaaaaaaactgattgaaataataatcccaatgctatcatgaaccccccctccccagaaattcagttcaagtccactacaattagtagttccaattctcataacaaaggagaaaaaaggaaaaatactaagaaaagatctagtactttcaaattcccctattttttttaatttaaaaaggttccttggaaatggattttatatgtgctcttttcctctcctaagctgagcatgcttagagaaatgcccctctttcttgaggctacaatgctatttgctttggaaactcaaattctcctaaatacacatgatctggccagcttagcaagataagtacctttagacggacaatttttagtctgcccacttgggattctttaggttttcaataactttgggcaaattaacagtaaagtctgacactactagccctctccacttgcccctgtccccacccctcacatacacacacacaccactttaGCTAATctcttgatcttttcctgtcactgcccttcataaaacactgaattttgacttaatcactgatgggagaataatagactactgcaatagtatcaacacgggcattcggcattcactcagtcacccccttctaatccaaacaccacaccagaagccaatttctttaacgaatgtggatttatttaggccgcagccaggtcccaaaattttatttaccgtaaaccttcacataaacaatcattggtaaacatcattgataaacatcattgataaacatcattgataaacatctccctccgagtacacagcccttcttgcttatattactacaggctgtgccgtccaagcaccctgttcctcctcagtgctgtctgctatagcacgctgtgcaatcaaatgcatcccgtacaaggatgcatttaccactttcaccaaagctattggccccctggccgtccaagccaggagactagccgtgtccatcttgttctgtaatcctgcccgcatgcaggcataacatttcgctcagtattgtaactttcaacaggtcattaacatatacatagtaactcactttgccatattatccgctgaggtgctgtgtactcgtcgctaatgttacctaagttccatagcttatgccttgctgcgacaacgacccttcccccgtacctcatgggcgggagggcgggtcaacactgctccctctgcttgctgaaatccaaatggcgctgtgtctcccttcacagcccttcttcacccctcctccctacccgcccctttacccatcacccttcaatctcttatccttcctatccactcccactcctccctccctctcccccctcccaccccaggttcttcctgagccttcagcccggttgtaatcggctccccttaaagggtgagcctttccatcaacacgggcattcggcattcactcagtcacccccttctaatccaaacaccacaccagaagccaatttctttaacgaatgtggatttatttaggccgcagccaggtcccaaaattttatttaccgtaaaccttcacataaacaatcattggtaaacatcattgataaacatcattgataaacatcattgataaacatctccctccgagtacacagcccttcttgcttatattactacaggctgtgccgtccaagcaccctgttcctcctcagtgctgtctgctatagcacgctgtgcaatcaaatgcatcccgtacaaggatgcatttaccactttcaccaaagctattggccccctggccgtccaagccaggagactagccgtgtccatcttgttctgtaatcctgcccgcatgcaggcataacatttcgctcagtattgtaactttcaacaggtcattaacatatacatagtaactcactttgccatattatccgctgaggtgctgtgtactcgtcgctaatgttacctaagttccatagcttatgccacagcccacggcaacgactcctcgttcgccgcgggctccccccaaaccctggctgcgacctaccaccagcgtaatggcttcaataaaattatgtaaatcaaagttgaatatatccaggcccacatcagacaggtggaccccatccgatctatataaacccgcacaagattctttaaggaactcatgcacaatgatggttggcaacaattgagcccacagcatccctctcttacccaaccatCGTACAGCGACCTTCCCCCTTGGAAAGCCCAAATTCACCCCATCGGGCCGTAATTCACCCCATCAGGCCGTACAGCTGCCCTCTTATGTGCCCAATGCACATAAGAGTGACCACAGATCCATATCTGGTACTGTTCCACCACGTCACCTGCAAGTCACATGCAAATAACATATTATCAAATAtggcaagtcacatgcaattaacatattatcaaCTATGGCAACAACAGGAAAGCCAACCCAAGTAAAGAACCACCCACCCTAACAAGGCTAACCCTAACAGGGGTACTAACGTGGAGGCCGAATGTATCTTTTGTACGCATTCGATCCCCACCGGCCTAACCGTTTAATTTGTTCACATGGAACCCCATGCAGAGCAGCCGAAGTCGCCGCCCCAATCCTGAATGAGTGCGAACTAAATGTCGCAGATTCCAAGCCCGCCCGAGTAACACACAACTGCAATACTTTGATGAATTGAAATCGAGTCAATGGGGACGCATTAGTATGAAGCAGCAGCCAGACACCCCCCATTGGTCTAATCTGCAGGTACTGCTGCAGATTATATAAAGGACATGAAGTTTCCGGTGAGTGTGGTCTAATCCACATGTGTGTACCTCTAGCCAACTGGTCAGTTTTTGAGCTCCGTATGAGTAAATCAATCCCCGTCTGTGTAATAGTCACATCCCGCATTAACAAACCCTTGTCAGCCCCCGCAGACTTAGACTGGGCCACCAACTCACTCACCCTAAGGGCCCCATGAAAGGCCAATGCGAAAGCACAGCGGAATAGCCGTACCTCCATAACTGCAAACAAGGCACCCAGATCACCATGTAAAATAGGCTGACGCTTATCCACTGAGGAACCCACTACCCTGTGCCACCCTTTCATCATCCTTGACACTACAAAAGCCTTACTAGCAATTGTAATGGCCACCTGTGCCCTACTGCGACcctcccttcgagccgctgatatAAAGCCCACTAATGCACcctcccttcgagccgctgatatAAAGCCCACTAATGCATCCGTGGTGAACAACCCTCCATTACCAGACTCCATCATGTGCTGCATGTAAAACAGAAAAGCTGAGATATACTTCTTCCTTGTTGCCGGCGACAATGCCTGAAGAGCTAACTCCCACACTTCACGGGGCCATAAGTCCAAACGATGTCTGGCACTGTTGTCGGCCTGTTGTCTGCCATGGGAGCCTTGGATCTGAAATCCGCAAATTTAAAGCGAGAAAGAGCATCCGCTATAATATTCTGCTTCCCAGGAATATGCTTCGCCTTTAAGGATATATTCCAACGCAGACACTGCAACACTATCGCTCTTATTAATAACTGGCACAGTATTGGCAGATAATCTGTCCAAACTCTCTACTACTGCCATATTATCTGAATTAAAGACAATAGCTTTATTTGCCAAACCCAACCCCCAAATATGTAAAGCCACCAATATGGGGAATAACTCCAAAAAGGGAATAACTCCAAAAAGGTTATATCCCGTACAATCCCTGCCTGAATCCATGCCtccggccacttttcagcacaccatgCTCCTTGAAAATATATACCAAAACCTTCACCCCCTGCCGCATCTGTAAACAGTTCCAATGCATCTGCGGGCTGCGGAAGGTCGTGCCAAAAAGTTCTACCATTAAACTGCTCTAAGAATACACCCCAGACCTCTAGATCCTGCCTAATACTTTGTGTCACTCGAATATGATAGTGAGCTTTCAGTACCCCCCTTGTCGCTAAAGCCAGCTTTCTGGCGAAAATGCGACCCATTGGCATTACCCTGGTAGCAAAACATAACAAACCTAAGAGCTCCTGAAATTGTTTAAGAGTAGCTTTTTTAACTTGTTGCATCGCCCGCACTGCCTCCAGCAAGCGTCTAATTTTTTCCGCTGGCAGACGAGAACACTGGGCCGGCACATCCAACTCTATACCTAGGAACGTTATCACATTCACAGGCCCAACAGTCTTATCCTCAGCCAACGGTATCCCAAAATGAGTCGCCACTCGCTTGAAAGTGCTCAACAAAACCGCGCAGTCTCCCGCATCCTTACGAACaagaaatcatccaaataatggaCTACCGCCCCTACTGAAGTGACCTGCTCAACCACCCAATGTACAAAGGAACTAAATTGCTCAAAAAAGGCTCGGGACACATTTATCAAAGTAAAAGTGCTCAATGAAACGGAACCCCAGCAGCGGAAAAGAATCTGGATGCACCGGTAACCAGCGAAAAGCCGACTCCACGTCAGCCTTAGCTAAAGAAGCCTGACTCCCATGACCCCTGATTACTTCTATCGCCTTATCCACAGAAGCATAGTGCACCGAACAAGTTATAGGATCGATAAAATCATTAACCGACTGCCCCACGGGATAAGAAAGATTATGTATGAATCGAAACTTCCCGGGCTCCTTTTTTGGAACAATCCCAATTGTCGAAACTATCATGGCTTCAAAAGGTGGCTCACGAAACGGCCCTGCTATTCTACCCTTAAGCAACTCCTTCTGAATTTTCTCTGCTGCAATCTGATGATGAGCATGTATTGAGACAGCATTTCTGGGGTAATGTGTAGAATGCAATAAAGGGCCCTGATAAGGAATAACATAACCCAAAGTAAAACCGGATGTGATGGCCTCCGCACTTATCCTACCATAGTAACGTGCCAGCCATACCTGCATACGCTCTAACTTAATTGGCGAAGGCGCCAGCTGACCCCAACTACTGACCAGTGTATCCCGACGGCATAGTCGAGTACCCTGGCTGCTGCTTCCTGTCCCTttgctgccgacatcgccctgctgaatgtccccccccacacactggaCAGACATGCCTGAATTTACAGGGGTGCCATGCGCAATGTCCATTGTTGAATTGTCTACAAATTCGCTTTCCTGCCAGCGCCCCAAATTGCCTTTGAGATGCCGGCCCAGACTGAAAGGGCTAGCTGCCCCGCCACCCCGTACCTTCCATGTAATTAACCCCCTATCCTGTGTGAAAGGTCTCTGTACGGACATCTCATCCAGCCATAGATCCACCACTCGATGCTTCCAAGAGATATCAGGATTATCGGCCATGCTTTTCCGAAACTTAATATCATAGTTTAGCCAAGCCCATCCCCCATATCTCTTGTGTGCCCGAATGATGGAATCCATGTACCTTATTAAATAAGGACTCATGTCCGGCTCCTTTTCAATAACCACTGTCATAAATATATGAAATGCCGATGTCCAGTTGGCAAATAGACCGGAATATCttgggtttcttttccctttccaagAAGAGAGTCAAGAAGAGAGTCATCTTATCTTTCAAAGAAGCAGTCTCATCCTCCGCCTctcgtaacaaaagggaaaagatATCCATGAATTCTCGGTTCCAAATCTTTTCTTTCAGATTCTTGGAAACACAAGAAGACAACGTATACACCCCACATAGCACATCACTTTTTGGATCTATGACACTTTTTGTCGTCTCTTGACGAAGACCCAGCAGTACTCCCGtctcacctgccccccctgcCGGAACCCCTAATCCTACCCCTGGCCCCCCCACATGCCCTGCCTCCGCAAAGTCATCGGCCAATGAGTCAGATGGGCGCACCGGATCACCCATAGTTTGTAATCTCTGTGTAACAGATGACATTCCGTACTGTTCTATTTGCTTCCGGAGCTCCATCATCAATgcatccaaaccttctttttcCCTCCCGGAGCTTCCCGCAGCCTGCTTGCTCCTTCCAGACACAGCCGTGCCTCTCTTAGCCACAGCCTTCGTGGGCACTGGAACTGTGGCCTTTTTTGGCGCTGCAGATCTGGATTTACGCTGAGATGGCATATCTGCAACACAGAACTAATATGACAAAATGTAAATAAAGTTAACACCTGCTCTCTACCACCTACCTATAAGATTGCTAATCACTATGCCGTCCCATATCTCGAAACCTAATAATGACCAAATCACATGAATTAGTATAAAGTACACCCATCAATAcccagtgggatacaaatgtaagaaatacagACATAAAATAACCTAAACTAAAATTATCCCTGAAGCCGAAAATCGCATCCTACTATTTCTAACCGCCAGCATCACTAACGGTAACCGTTCCGGAGCTTCCCGCAGCCTGCTTACTCCTTCCAGACACAGCCGTGCCTCTCTTAGCCACCGCCTTCGTGGGCACTGGAACTGTGGCCTTTTTTGGCGCTGCAGATCTGGATTTACGCTGAGATGGCATATCTGCAACACAGAACTAATATGACAAAATGTAAATAAAGTTTGTACCCCTGCTTTAACACCTGCTCTCTACCCCCAGCCTATAACATCTTGAATCAGTATGCCGTCACATATATCGAAACCTAATAATGACCAAATCACATGAATTAGCATAAAGTATAAATAACCTAAACAAAATTATCCCTGAAACCGAAAATCGCATCCTACTATTTCCCACCGCCAGCATCCCTAACTGTAACCAATCCTGAAAATATACCCCTTAACGTTCCTGAACATCCATTATTAACATTCCTGAAAATCCATTACCAACCACTGCCCAATAACTAAAAGAAATCCCTATTGAACATATGCTGCCAATATATGAACCaccaacactgctccctctgcttgctgaaatccaaatggcgctgtgtctcccttcacagcccttcttcacccctcctccctacccgcccctttacccatcacccttcaatctcttatccttcctatccactcccactcctccctccctctcccccctcccaccccaggttcttcctgagccttcagcccggttgtaatcggctccccttaaagggtgagcctttccatttacctttaaaatggcacaaaaggggtttgaaacttcctttttccttataagaaaagctatcatcatacctggcttgcctttgaatggcagtggcacaaacttgctccagctcgagctccacttgactgtctttatttatttttaagtcacactcactctcacaccggctcacctccgaccaggctccaggcagctttcccgctcaatgactcccgcccgccaaacaggaaatacctcatcagaaggcgggacattgagcgggaagtgaaacgctggggtgagccgtcgctgcaactctCTGTCGGGAGCCAGGGCCATTGCActggcgctgcaactgtctgtcggggccatcggtgcaactgtcggggtccgggGAGGCGAGAGGCTGCTGACGGCGGGTTCAGCGGGGGGTGGGCACCATGCCACAatgtggcgggagcggagcggcgGCGGCCGAGCGGGATCATGATGCAGTCGTCCGAGCCGGGGTCGGtcggagtgaggcagagttgaggcactctgcgcggggcccccctaagcgcggggccctatgcggccgccttggtcacctctgcctaagaccggccctggacatACTCAAGAAGACAGAAGTGTGCCTTAGGATGTTGATGAGCATAGAAATGAGTGCCACAGTTTAAAACACAGAAACATTTCAGTATGTGAATTTCATAGAGTGTCGTAATGTGGGACTCTGTGTGAAAATAACATGTGAGTTTGAAAATGTTCACAAATTGTTCTGCATCACACAACAACCAAATCATGGGTTTTAATTAATGATaacacttagggtcccttttacaaagttgtggtcAGCACTAGTGCACACTTACCTTAGCTTAAAAAGTCTTACCGCGGGACATACTGAGGTGTCTTGTGTAAGTTTGGTGTGCATGCATGCAAACCATGCATAAAAGAATTAAATTTTTCTCGGAGGGCGtgtgtctggggtggagagtggataTGATAGTGTGAATTAGCACAtccacattgccacatgctaactgatcaTCATTTATTTAAACTTGCTGTACCGCTTagttgcaccttgagtattgtgttcaattctggtcgccgcatctcaagaaggatatagtagaactggaaaaggtgcagcgaagggcgacaaaaatgatagcggggatgggacaacttccctatgaagaaagactaaggaggctagggcttttcagcttggagaagagacggctgaggggggacatgatagaggtatataaaataatgagtggagtggaacaggtggatgtgaagcgtctgttcacgctttccaaaaatactaggactagggggcatgcgatgaaactacagtgtagtaaatttaaaacaaataggagaaaaaatttcttcacccgacatgtaattaaactctggaattcgttgccggagaacgtagtgagtttaaaaaggagttggatggtttcctaaaggacaagtccatagaccactagtaaatagacttgggaaaacttCACAATtacaggaatagcatgtataaaatgtttgtaagtttgggtagcttgtcaggtgcccttgacctggattagctgctgtcggggacaggatgctgggcttgattgacctttggtcttttcccagtatagcattacttatgtacttatgtgctgggaggggggtAGAACAAAATGGGTATGTGCCTGGGATAAGGGTTTAAGCTGAGCCTGGAGGGGGCAAGAGCAGGGGCTGGATGtatgcctctgggggggggggggggctgagcctgGTGGGAGAAGAGCAAGCAAGGCATATGCCAGGGAGGCTgttaaggaggagaggagagggtatATGCTTTTTTTGGATGGGGAGGGGCCAGAGTTAGGTATGTGTGGGGCCAGGAGGGGAGTGTGTCTTGGGAGGAGAAAGGCTAAGAGTACATgcagaggggaagagaaagctggGGCAGTACCACAGCAGGATTCAGGAGAACAAGCTATGGGGGTAGGTTTGAGATGAGTAAGAGCTATAGTGGAGTGAGTGCCTTAGTGGCTGTGAGAGCTGTGTTCCAGGCAGGGTTTGAAAGAGTACTATGGATGTGCATACTGTATGTGTTTGTTGGTGGGAGGGTGGAGAAGggaatttgagagagagagagagctatcggggggaagggggagagagagagagaaagagagagagagagagagagagagagagagagagagagagcaatcaCTATGGGGTCTGTGCTGACTGAGTGTTTGAGGGGTTGTGTACTTTGTGTGCTGAGGCAGATCTGAGAGAGGGATTGAAATAAAACTGGTGGAGACGGAGAAAGAATGCTTTCCACTCTtgaggcagggcagagaaaatggGGCGGGGGGAATTGAacctatgggggagggagaagagagaaatcaAGCCTAGGGTGGATTTCTAGCTAGGATGGGGAGTAATGAGGTGGTGGGTGtggggggtatggggggggggggtagggaggaggTCTAGGCCTTTATGATGAGGGAATTCTATACATAATGTATAAaaaatgcagatttttcaggttttttttgcaCACAGAATTCCCCCAAGAGTATAAGGCACATactttctctctgtctgtctatctCTTTTAAGACGTTAAAGACAGTATTCTATCTCTTATTTCATTTTCCTTCACAGTGGGATGATTCATGCAGGTTTTTTTGTCAGATTCAGGTTGTCAATTTACTCATaagaacttttatttttatttcaggtCTGGATCAAAACCCAAAGTGATTATTCTGAAGGAATATGGAAACAGTGTGGTCCTAATGGGGAATGTTATGCTATACCTAACATTGAAGGCAATGAAAGTAAGGAATTTCTGCATTCAGCTATTGGTTGTCTCAATTATCTATGGTAGCTGCAGCATAATTTGGGTTATCATGTTTGCTAGAGCTTTTCTTTTACACTTGATGGGCTGGTATATGTATACTGAGAAGTTACAGATTTATGTGAAAAGCTGTGGGTTGTTCCATATAGCTGTTTCTTGTAGGGGTCTGTTGGTTGATTACAGAAGGATGGGTTTCTTTAATGGCCTGTCTTCATGTCATGTTTGGGTATGCAGTGTAGTACAGCAAATTTATTAGACACAGAGCGGAAGGACAGATTTGTTTCCGAATGATCTTGCTCCATCCAAGCCTTGAAAACAAAATTCGCTCTGATTTTAGGGATACTTTTAATACTATGTTTTACTTTGTAGGGGGCCAGAATATAAGGCATTTAAAAAAGGAACCCTTCCCAAATAATTTGCAAGGGCAAAGACTCTGGCTTTCACGCTTCATTTGTGGTGTGAATATTCCATCTCACTTTTGGAGTCTTTCTCAATCTCCGTAGACCCCAGTGCATAACACTACGGTTATTGCTGTGCCTGCTGTTCATCTTTATTCCCATTGCGTAATGATTAGTACTCAAATTCTCCTTGTTTCTAGTTCTCTCATTTTGCAGTGATTTTTCTGAATCACCGTCTCTTTCTTTTTGCTGTCTCTAGGTGCACTGAAGGCAGTTCAGGCCTTCATGATCCTTGCAATCATCTTCTCTGTCATTGCCCTGGCAGCGTTCACTGGTCAGCTTTTCACTCTGGAGAAGGGGTGTCGCTTCTATGTCACTGGAGCCATGATGTTTGTCTGCTGTAAGTAATAGTAAAGAAAGCAATGTAAACAAcgttagcaaatcacttcttaccaacacagtagACATTGAGACAtacaaaaaaactaaacagaagatgagactgccactgaaatgtaggtggaaaacaatgaccacaaatgcttgcagtctaagcaacaaagttcatgatctgcaagccctgatgttagaggcaggcTTAGACATTGTTGCCATCATGGAGATATGGTTCAGTGatttccatgaatgggatgcaaacataccaggctacaatctatttaggaaggatagagatggttgaaaaggtggaggagtagctctgcatgtgagaaacaatatcacaatgactgaaatgcaggaggcttggggaaaggaagaagggatatggatcaccttgaaaagagaaaatggaacctctgtccaaatgggtgttgtctacagccCTCTGActcagaggaactagataaagatctggctaTAGATATCCAAAAACTGGGAAAgtggaggtgctgttgctgggagatttcgaCCTGCTGGAtgcggattggaaagttccatctgcggaatcagaaagatcATGGatacttttcaaagtgctctgctcagataaATGGTGAGGGAACCCACgatctgg
This genomic interval from Microcaecilia unicolor chromosome 1, aMicUni1.1, whole genome shotgun sequence contains the following:
- the EMP1 gene encoding epithelial membrane protein 1 yields the protein MLVLLAGIFVVHIATVIMLFISTISNVWIKTQSDYSEGIWKQCGPNGECYAIPNIEGNESALKAVQAFMILAIIFSVIALAAFTGQLFTLEKGCRFYVTGAMMFVCWICVLIAVSIYTQRFSHRPIQNVETYHAYCFILAWICFCFSFLTGILYFVLRKK